The sequence TGTCATTTTGTACTACTAGTCGCATGGTGCTGGATCTTCGCAGGCCCCACCCCCGCTCCCCGGGCGACAACGCCGCCCTGACGCGCACCATCCACCGACTGGCCCACAATGACCCGGTGAACGACCTCGCTCCTCTCCTCACCCCCGAAGGCCGGGCCCTCCTCGAAGAGGTCCGCGGCACCGCCCCGGCCGATGAACTCGCCGTCGCCACCCGGCTGCGCCGCGACCACCCCTCCGACCTCGTGTCGGCCGCGCTCGGCCAGGCCCGGCTGCGGCAGCGCGCGGCGGCCAAGTTCGCGGCGGCGGACGCGGAGCGGATGTTCTTCACGCCGAACGGGGTCGAGCAGTCGACGCGGGCGAGCGTGGCGGCGTACCGGGCGCGGCGGCTGACCGATCTCGGGGTGACCTCGGTGGCGGACCTGTGCTGCGGGATCGGCGGGGACGCCATCGCGCTGGCGCGGGCCGGGATCCGGGTGCTCGCCGTGGACCGGGACCCGCTGACGGCGGCCGTGGCGCGGGCGAACGCGGAGGCGCTGGGGCTCACCGGCCTGATGCAGGTGCGGGAGGCGGATGTCGCGGAGGTGGACACCGCCGGGTACGACGCCGTGTTCGTGGATCCGGCGCGCAGGGGAGGCCGGGGCCGCGTCTTCGATCCCGAGGCGTACTCGCCGCCGCTGTCCTGGGCCGTGGAGGCCGCCCGCCGGGCACCGCACGCCGCGCTGAAGATCGCGCCCGGCATTCCCCACGAGGCGGTGCCGCCGGAGGCCGAGGCTGAGTGGATCTCGGACGGCGGCGATGTGAAGGAGGCGGTGCTCTGGTTCGGGACCGGGGCGCCGGGCGCGGTGCGCGCCACCCTGCTGCCGGGCCCGCGCACCCTGCTCGGGCGGGGCCTGCCGGATCCCGGAGTGCGGCCGGTGGGGCGGTACTTGTACGAGCCGGACGGCGCCGTGATCCGCGCGCATCTGGTCGCCGAGGTGGCCGAGGAGGTCGGCGGCGGGCTGGTCGACGCGACCATCGCGTACGTCACCGCCGACGAGCTGCACCCGACCCCGTACGCGGCCCCCTACGAGATCACCGACCAACTCCCCTTCAATCTGAAGAAGTTGAAGGCGCTGCTGCGTGAGCGTGAGGTCGGGACGCTGACCGTGAAGAAGCGCGGCTCGGCGGTCGAGCCGGAGGAGTTGCGGCGCAAGGTCAAGCCGCAGGGTCCGAACGCGGCGACCGTGTTCCTCACCCGGGTCGCGGGGGCGCCGACGATGCTGGTCGGCGGGCCCGCCCGGCCGCCCGAGGGCCCCTGACCGGCGGTCAGCGCAGGGTCGCCCACAGGGTCTCGGCGGCCGGCTCCTTCGCGATCACCCGGTTGGGGTCCGAGGGCGCCGTGACGACCGGCATCATCACGGTCCGCACCTGGTCCGCGCTCAGCCCCTTCAGGCTCTTGCCCAACTCGGTCAGCCCGGTCAGGGAGTCGAGTCCGGTGTCGGTGGTGAGGCTCTTGGTGACCGCGTCGGCGACCGTGTACAGCTTGGCCGGGTCGGTGAGCAGGTTCGTACCGGACATCCGTTCCAGCAGGGCCTTCACCAGCAGCTGCTGGAGTCCTATGCGGCCGAGGTCGCTGCCGTCGCCGATGCCGTGCCGGGTGCGGGCGAGGGCCAGCGCCTGCTTGCCGTCGAGGTGATGGGTCCCGGCCGCCAGATGGAGGTGGCTCTTGTCGTCGTCGATGTCCTGGGCCGTGGTGACGTCGACCCCGCCGAGCGCGTCGACCAGTTTGGCGAAGCCGGAGAAGTCGATCTCGATGAAGTGGTCCATGCGCACGCCGGTGATCGACTCGGCCGTCTTGACCGCGCACACCGGACCGCCCACCGAGAAGGCGCTGTTGAACATGGAGCCGTACGCCACCGCCGTCGAACCCCCGCCGGGCAGCGGGCAGGAGGGGCGGGTGACGAGGGTGTCGCGCGGGATGCTGACCACGGTGGCGCGGGTGCGGCCCGCGTCGAGGTGCACCACCATCGCGGTGTCCGAGCGGGCGCCCGAACTGTCGCCGCCGCCCAGCTCCTTGTCGGCCTTGCCGCTGCGCGAGTCCGAGCCCAGCACCAGGATGTTGAGCGACCCGGCCGGCAGCGGGGCGGCCGCGGCCGTGGGGGCGCTCGGGGAGGGCGCGAGCATCGCGTGCGCGGGGCGGTCGTCGCCGAGCGCGCTGTCGATGTCGACGCCCTTGATGTTGTGGTCCAGATGCCAGTAGGCGTATCCGGCCGTGGCCACCCCCAGCACCAGGGCCGCCGCCAGGGTGAGTCCGGCGATCCGCAGCACTCGCGAACGCCGGCCGTGCTCCTCGTGTCGCGTCACGGCAGGAACGTAAGTCCGAATTATTAGGGGACTGTTAGCGGAAGCCACACAGAGGGGTTTTCTTCGGAAAATCTCATCGGCCGGGGGCCGTTGACGCGTCCTCGAAAGTTTCGGTCACGCGGACGGCCGGCGCGGCACCGCCGTGCTGGAACGCACCACCAGAGTGGTCGCCGGCTCCAGCCGGGTGGCGGCGCGTTCCTCGTGCGCGCCGCCCGGTTCGAGCACCGGGCGGGCCGCGGCCTCGGCCATCTCGGTCAGCGGCTGCCGTACGGTCGTCAGCGGCGGGCCCACCCAGCGGGCCACCGGCAGATCGTCGAAGCCGACCACGCTGAGGTCCTCCGGGATGCGCAGCCCCCGCTCGCGCGCGGCCTCGTGCAGGCCCACGGCCTGGAGGTCGTTGCCCGCGAAGACCGCGGACGGCCGGTCCGGGCGGCGCAGCAGCTCCATGCCCAGCCGGTGGCCGGCGTCGCGGTGGAAGTCCCCGGCCACGATCAGCGACCGCGTTCGCCCGGGAGGACTTCGCGGGATCCGAGGCGGAGATCCCGACGGACGGCGGGTACGACCTGTCGGTCACCGTCCGCAACACGGGTGGGCGCGCGGGCGCCGAGGTCGTCCAGCTGTGTCTGCACGACCCGGTGGCCTCGGTGACCCGCCCGGACATCCGGCTGCGGCCACCGGCGGGTGGAGCTGGCCCCCGGCGAGGCCCGCCGCCTCACCTTCCGCTTCCACACCGGCCTCGCCTCCTTCCCGGACCGCACGGGCACCCGGTCGTGGAGCCGGGCGAGCTGGAGCTGCGGCTGGCCGCGTCGAGCACGCACGTACGGCACCGGGCGCGGCTGCGGCCGACGGGGCCGGTGCGGACGGTGGGCACCGGGCGGGAGCTGCGCTGCCCGGCGGCGGTCACGGGGACCTGAGCGGCCGGGGCATACGCCAACACCCCGCCTCCGGAGACCCGGAGACGGGGTGTGAGTGGAGCGCCGGGCAGGCCTTGCACCTGCATCTCCCCGCAGGAAGCGGGACGTCTTTCCTTGGACCACCAACGCACTGCGTTCGTAC is a genomic window of Streptomyces sp. WP-1 containing:
- a CDS encoding methyltransferase domain-containing protein, with the protein product MNDLAPLLTPEGRALLEEVRGTAPADELAVATRLRRDHPSDLVSAALGQARLRQRAAAKFAAADAERMFFTPNGVEQSTRASVAAYRARRLTDLGVTSVADLCCGIGGDAIALARAGIRVLAVDRDPLTAAVARANAEALGLTGLMQVREADVAEVDTAGYDAVFVDPARRGGRGRVFDPEAYSPPLSWAVEAARRAPHAALKIAPGIPHEAVPPEAEAEWISDGGDVKEAVLWFGTGAPGAVRATLLPGPRTLLGRGLPDPGVRPVGRYLYEPDGAVIRAHLVAEVAEEVGGGLVDATIAYVTADELHPTPYAAPYEITDQLPFNLKKLKALLREREVGTLTVKKRGSAVEPEELRRKVKPQGPNAATVFLTRVAGAPTMLVGGPARPPEGP
- a CDS encoding LCP family protein; the protein is MLRIAGLTLAAALVLGVATAGYAYWHLDHNIKGVDIDSALGDDRPAHAMLAPSPSAPTAAAAPLPAGSLNILVLGSDSRSGKADKELGGGDSSGARSDTAMVVHLDAGRTRATVVSIPRDTLVTRPSCPLPGGGSTAVAYGSMFNSAFSVGGPVCAVKTAESITGVRMDHFIEIDFSGFAKLVDALGGVDVTTAQDIDDDKSHLHLAAGTHHLDGKQALALARTRHGIGDGSDLGRIGLQQLLVKALLERMSGTNLLTDPAKLYTVADAVTKSLTTDTGLDSLTGLTELGKSLKGLSADQVRTVMMPVVTAPSDPNRVIAKEPAAETLWATLR